One window of the Salvia miltiorrhiza cultivar Shanhuang (shh) chromosome 6, IMPLAD_Smil_shh, whole genome shotgun sequence genome contains the following:
- the LOC130988412 gene encoding pre-mRNA cleavage factor Im 25 kDa subunit 1, translated as MGDHSIVEEKGDESESMNPSSSTALDIYPLSCYYFGSKDSVSLNTETLADRLLRLKANYDAYGMRSCVAAVIVVELFKHPHLLLLQVQNSIYRLPGGRVRRGESDTDCLKRKLSSKLSAGEDGRGPEWEVGECLGMWWRPDFESLLYPYLPPNIKRPKECTKLYLVKLPPSRRFIVPKNFRLLAIPLCQLHENDETYGPIISGVPQLLSKYSFNFIEP; from the exons ATGGGCGATCACTCAATAGTTGAAGAAAAAGGCGACGAGAGTGAGAGTATGAATCCCAGCAGCTCCACCGCCTTGGATATTTACCCTCTCAGCTGTTACTATTTCGGCTCCAAAGATTCTGTTTCTCTCAACACCGAGACCCTCGCCGATCGCCTTCTTCGCCTCAAAGCTAA CTATGATGCCTATGGAATGAGGAGCTGTGTGGCTGCGGTGATTGTG GTAGAACTTTTCAAACACCCCCATCTCTTGTTGCTGCAAGTGCAGAACTCCATCTACAGACTTCCTGGTGGTCGTGTACGACGAGGTGAATCAG ATACTGACTGCTTAAAACGCAAGCTCTCAAGCAAGCTATCTGCTGGTGAAGATGGCCGTGGTCCTGAATGGGAG GTTGGAGAATGCCTTGGTATGTGGTGGAGACCTGACTTTGAGTCCCTACTTTATCCGTATTTGCCACCAAACATAAAGAGGCCTAAA GAGTGCACTAAACTCTATCTTGTGAAGTTGCCACCAAGCAGAAGGTTTATCGTACCTAAGAACTTCAGACTTCTTGCTATCCCGTTGTGCCAACTTCATGAGAACGATGAG ACTTATGGTCCGATAATCTCTGGAGTTCCGCAGTTGCTATCCAAATATTCCTTCAACTTCATAGAACCTTAA